The following are from one region of the Luteimonas sp. MC1572 genome:
- a CDS encoding FKBP-type peptidyl-prolyl cis-trans isomerase N-terminal domain-containing protein — protein sequence MKLRLLAAAIAAFTLVAGSAAAQDTTSEKGKLSYAIGYNTGAELADLTARGEALDVNTVIKAMQDAYAKKEPTVPVDQLRVAVENMQKRQQAKMEAEFAKLSSANKTASDAFLAQNKAKAGVKELPGGVQYRVIEAGSGAKPTQASDVQLTYKGSLPDGTVLVDTSQAPAGQTPGPVALKVSQVPLDGLREALLQMPSGARWEVVIPGSKAYGSDMRAGRMANQAVVFDVKLVSVK from the coding sequence ATGAAGTTGCGCCTGCTTGCTGCCGCCATCGCGGCCTTTACCCTGGTCGCCGGTTCCGCCGCCGCACAGGACACCACCTCGGAAAAGGGGAAGCTGAGCTACGCGATCGGCTACAACACCGGCGCCGAGCTTGCAGATCTCACCGCGCGCGGCGAGGCGCTTGACGTCAACACCGTGATCAAGGCCATGCAGGATGCCTACGCCAAGAAGGAACCGACGGTCCCCGTCGACCAGCTGCGCGTGGCGGTCGAGAACATGCAGAAGCGCCAGCAGGCCAAGATGGAGGCGGAGTTCGCCAAGCTGAGCAGCGCCAACAAGACCGCCAGCGATGCGTTCCTGGCCCAGAACAAGGCCAAGGCCGGCGTCAAGGAACTCCCGGGCGGCGTGCAGTACCGCGTCATCGAAGCCGGCAGCGGCGCCAAGCCCACCCAGGCGAGCGACGTGCAGCTGACCTACAAGGGCTCGCTGCCCGACGGCACCGTGCTGGTCGACACCAGCCAGGCGCCGGCCGGCCAGACCCCGGGCCCGGTCGCCCTCAAGGTGAGCCAGGTGCCGCTGGACGGCCTGCGCGAGGCGCTGCTGCAGATGCCCTCCGGCGCGCGCTGGGAAGTCGTGATCCCGGGCAGCAAGGCCTACGGCAGCGACATGCGCGCCGGCCGCATGGCCAACCAGGCGGTCGTGTTCGACGTCAAGCTGGTCAGCGTCAAGTAA
- a CDS encoding sulfurtransferase — MNPHDSWTTLVSPDQLAARLGAPGLVVLDARFALAAAAAAGPGSGEDDWREAHIPGAYYAHLERDLSAAHAPGAGRHPWPDEAAFARTLAGWDIVKDSQVVVYDAADGAFAARAWCLLRLAGHAAVAVLDGGLAAWRAQGLPLDAASPAVATTQSQPFAFDRSRLFDAARVQEHLAAGGLVLDARAGERFRGDVEPIDRVAGHVPGARSRPYADNLEVGRFKSSTRLATEFGALLDGRPPSDVVAMCGSGVTACHHLLAMAHAGLDGAGLYTGSWSGWIEDPARPVATGPG; from the coding sequence ATGAACCCGCACGACAGCTGGACCACGCTTGTTTCGCCAGATCAGCTCGCTGCACGCCTGGGCGCGCCCGGGCTCGTGGTGCTCGATGCGCGCTTCGCGCTGGCAGCCGCAGCCGCAGCCGGACCCGGTTCGGGCGAGGACGACTGGCGCGAGGCGCATATTCCGGGTGCGTACTACGCGCACCTCGAACGCGACCTGTCGGCAGCGCACGCGCCTGGCGCCGGTCGCCACCCGTGGCCCGACGAGGCGGCATTCGCGCGCACGCTGGCGGGGTGGGACATCGTCAAGGACAGCCAGGTGGTGGTCTACGACGCCGCCGACGGCGCGTTCGCCGCGCGCGCGTGGTGCCTGCTGCGCCTCGCCGGGCATGCCGCGGTAGCGGTGCTCGATGGAGGCCTTGCCGCGTGGCGCGCGCAGGGCTTGCCGCTCGATGCCGCGTCCCCGGCTGTCGCCACCACGCAGTCGCAACCGTTTGCCTTCGACCGCAGCCGACTGTTCGATGCCGCGCGCGTGCAGGAGCATCTCGCCGCCGGCGGTCTGGTACTCGATGCGCGCGCCGGCGAACGCTTCCGCGGCGACGTGGAGCCGATCGACCGCGTGGCCGGCCACGTTCCGGGCGCACGCTCCCGGCCCTACGCGGACAACCTCGAGGTCGGCCGTTTCAAGTCCTCCACCCGGTTGGCGACCGAGTTCGGAGCGCTGCTGGACGGGCGCCCGCCGTCCGACGTGGTCGCGATGTGCGGCTCAGGCGTGACCGCCTGCCACCACCTGCTGGCGATGGCACATGCCGGTCTCGACGGTGCCGGCCTTTACACCGGCTCGTGGAGCGGCTGGATCGAGGACCCGGCGCGGCCGGTGGCGACCGGCCCCGGCTGA
- a CDS encoding enoyl-CoA hydratase/isomerase family protein, protein MSIRMPAIIDSIRHDGAIIELRLARAPVNALNPELCRAIADAVPAAVAAGAAGIVLSGGPKVFSAGLDVPYLMSLQSPEEVGAAWTEFFAAARALAQSPVPVAAALAGHAPAGGCVLALCCDYRVMASGGYRIGLNETQVGLVAPEGIQRLLRRAVGINRAERLLVGGELVESERALQIGLVDELAEIDEVVVRARAWLEALLQLPREPVLRTRAIARADLLAALEPEHIGLDGFIEAWYAPDTQAGLRALVERLGKK, encoded by the coding sequence ATGAGCATCCGCATGCCGGCCATCATCGACAGCATCCGCCACGACGGCGCCATCATCGAACTGCGGCTTGCGCGGGCGCCGGTCAACGCGCTCAACCCCGAACTGTGCCGGGCGATCGCGGACGCGGTGCCGGCGGCCGTCGCCGCGGGCGCGGCGGGCATCGTGCTGTCGGGCGGGCCGAAGGTGTTCTCCGCCGGGCTCGACGTGCCATACCTGATGTCGTTGCAGTCGCCGGAAGAGGTTGGCGCGGCGTGGACGGAGTTCTTCGCCGCGGCGCGCGCGCTCGCGCAGTCGCCGGTGCCGGTCGCCGCGGCGCTCGCCGGGCACGCGCCCGCCGGTGGCTGCGTGCTGGCGCTGTGCTGCGACTACCGGGTAATGGCGAGCGGCGGTTATCGCATCGGCCTCAACGAGACCCAGGTCGGACTGGTCGCGCCGGAGGGCATCCAGCGACTGCTGCGCCGCGCGGTGGGCATCAACCGCGCCGAACGGCTGCTGGTGGGCGGCGAGCTGGTGGAATCGGAGCGCGCGCTGCAGATCGGCCTGGTCGACGAACTGGCGGAGATCGACGAGGTGGTCGTGCGCGCCCGCGCATGGCTGGAGGCGCTGCTGCAGCTGCCGCGCGAACCGGTGCTGCGTACGCGCGCCATCGCGCGCGCCGACCTGCTCGCGGCGCTGGAACCGGAACACATCGGCCTGGATGGTTTCATCGAGGCCTGGTACGCGCCCGACACCCAGGCCGGCCTGCGCGCGCTGGTCGAGCGCCTCGGCAAGAAGTAA
- a CDS encoding copper chaperone PCu(A)C, which produces MDKMLRTLPFALALLALAPSASARDAAAGCLPRVVEGWLRPPPVPMPMLAGFARIENPCATAVQVVAASGAGFGSVEIHETTLVDGVSRMRAVPSLAIAAGGEAVLKPGGLHLMLMRPAATPVTGERAVLRFTLADGRTVEGVFEVRAPVTR; this is translated from the coding sequence ATGGACAAGATGCTTCGCACCCTGCCGTTCGCGCTCGCCCTGCTTGCACTCGCACCCTCCGCATCGGCGCGGGACGCCGCCGCCGGTTGCCTGCCGCGCGTGGTCGAAGGCTGGCTGCGGCCGCCACCGGTGCCGATGCCCATGCTGGCCGGCTTCGCGCGCATCGAGAATCCCTGTGCGACCGCGGTGCAGGTGGTTGCGGCCTCGGGAGCAGGCTTTGGCAGCGTCGAGATCCACGAGACCACGCTCGTCGACGGCGTCAGCCGCATGCGCGCGGTGCCGTCGCTTGCGATCGCAGCGGGTGGCGAGGCGGTACTGAAGCCTGGCGGCCTGCACCTGATGCTCATGCGACCCGCTGCCACGCCGGTGACCGGTGAGCGCGCCGTGCTGCGGTTCACGCTCGCGGACGGTCGAACCGTCGAGGGCGTATTCGAGGTCCGGGCGCCCGTCACACGCTGA
- a CDS encoding C39 family peptidase encodes MLQVAAPCAAAGSPAEIRVPHGGSYAVRVTSLKEARYRTTIRQQYDFSCGSAAVATLLTFQYGQPVGEAEVFKAMYAAGDQARIRREGFSLLDMREYLHAQGFQADGFELPLDKLLEEGLPAIILINDRGYRHFVVVKGMREGRVLLGDPARGTRLLKRGDLERLWDNRVLFVVHNRRDLAAFNASRDWRAAPLAPIALAVQRQGLQDVVMSRRGPGDI; translated from the coding sequence ATGCTGCAGGTCGCGGCACCGTGCGCCGCGGCAGGCTCCCCGGCCGAGATCCGCGTGCCGCATGGCGGCAGCTACGCGGTTCGCGTCACCAGCCTCAAGGAGGCGCGCTACCGCACCACCATCCGCCAGCAATACGACTTCAGCTGCGGCTCGGCCGCGGTGGCGACGCTGCTCACCTTCCAGTACGGCCAGCCGGTCGGCGAGGCCGAGGTGTTCAAGGCGATGTACGCGGCCGGCGACCAGGCCCGCATCCGTCGCGAAGGCTTTTCGCTGCTCGACATGCGCGAGTACCTGCACGCGCAGGGCTTCCAGGCCGACGGCTTCGAGTTGCCGCTCGACAAGCTGCTCGAAGAAGGGCTGCCGGCGATCATCCTCATCAACGACCGCGGCTACCGCCACTTCGTGGTGGTCAAGGGCATGCGCGAAGGGCGCGTCCTGCTCGGCGACCCGGCACGCGGCACGCGGCTGCTCAAGCGGGGCGACCTGGAGCGGCTGTGGGACAACCGTGTGTTGTTCGTGGTGCACAACCGCCGCGACCTGGCGGCATTCAACGCTTCACGCGACTGGCGCGCGGCGCCGCTGGCACCGATCGCCCTCGCCGTGCAGCGGCAAGGACTGCAGGACGTGGTGATGAGCCGTCGCGGACCCGGGGACATCTAG
- a CDS encoding acetate kinase: MDMRTGIRAPRRRGGFVLSAAISLALVPVLAARAQDPAPVGGNDARLSALEARVEAQAREIDALRTQVMNQQAAWDAAASGVDALALDGLRARGAAGQAAPAGAAQDATAARGDDPSDTRVGQAPESYDRPPEVAQIFDQPGVLTPKGKLILEPSLQTGYYANDRVALIGYTIIPAILIGLIDVRQVKTTSVTATLGARYGLGKRFEVEARVPYVYIKGDTVSREIFTGTAQDSVFTSDGRGIGDVELSARYQLANRGPEHPYYVLWLRYKTRTGKDVFDVVTDCVTRCVSNATGTGLPLELPTGSGFAALQPGVTWVYASDPVVFFGSLSYLHNFARDDLSRTVLSGAPEGFPQTTTEFIGEVDPGDILGFNIGMGLALNEKAAISIGYDHSIVGRARQNGHDMPGSVRVVLGTLLLGATYRLSDRTSLNFALGAGLTRDTPDVSLTLRLPVTF, from the coding sequence ATGGACATGCGGACTGGGATCCGGGCGCCGCGGCGCCGTGGCGGTTTTGTGCTGAGCGCGGCGATTTCACTGGCGCTGGTGCCGGTGCTGGCCGCGCGCGCACAGGATCCGGCGCCGGTGGGCGGCAATGACGCCAGGCTCTCGGCGCTGGAAGCGCGCGTCGAGGCGCAGGCGCGGGAGATCGATGCGCTGCGCACGCAGGTGATGAACCAGCAGGCCGCCTGGGATGCGGCGGCTTCGGGGGTCGACGCGCTGGCGCTCGATGGCCTCCGCGCCCGCGGCGCGGCAGGCCAGGCGGCGCCGGCGGGAGCGGCGCAGGACGCGACAGCGGCGCGCGGCGACGATCCGTCCGACACACGCGTGGGCCAGGCGCCGGAAAGCTACGACCGGCCGCCCGAGGTGGCGCAGATCTTCGACCAGCCCGGCGTGCTGACGCCGAAGGGCAAGCTGATCCTCGAGCCGTCGCTGCAGACGGGTTATTACGCCAACGACCGCGTGGCGCTGATCGGGTACACCATCATCCCGGCGATCCTGATCGGCCTGATCGACGTGCGCCAGGTGAAGACCACCAGCGTGACCGCGACGCTCGGCGCGCGCTATGGCCTGGGCAAGCGCTTCGAGGTCGAAGCCCGGGTGCCGTATGTCTACATCAAGGGCGATACGGTCAGCCGCGAGATCTTCACCGGCACCGCGCAGGACAGCGTGTTCACCTCCGACGGCCGCGGCATCGGCGACGTGGAGCTGAGCGCGCGCTACCAGCTGGCGAACCGCGGCCCTGAACATCCGTACTACGTGCTGTGGCTGCGCTACAAGACGCGTACCGGCAAGGATGTGTTCGACGTGGTCACCGATTGCGTGACGCGCTGCGTGTCCAACGCCACCGGCACCGGCCTGCCGCTGGAGCTGCCGACCGGCAGCGGTTTCGCCGCCCTGCAACCCGGCGTCACCTGGGTGTATGCGTCGGATCCGGTGGTGTTCTTCGGCAGCCTCAGCTACCTGCACAACTTCGCGCGCGATGACCTCTCGCGCACGGTCCTGAGCGGCGCACCGGAGGGCTTCCCGCAGACCACGACGGAGTTCATCGGCGAGGTCGATCCGGGTGACATCCTCGGCTTCAACATCGGCATGGGGCTGGCGCTCAACGAGAAGGCCGCGATCAGCATCGGCTATGACCACAGCATCGTCGGCCGCGCGCGCCAGAACGGGCACGACATGCCCGGTTCGGTGCGCGTCGTGCTGGGCACGCTGCTGCTCGGCGCCACCTACCGCCTCAGCGACCGGACCAGCCTGAACTTCGCGCTCGGCGCCGGTCTTACGCGTGACACGCCCGACGTGTCGTTGACGCTGCGGCTGCCGGTCACGTTCTAG
- a CDS encoding sigma-54 dependent transcriptional regulator, producing the protein MPKSAEVREILHWVVAGGGDDHGFPAGVVERGWQPRQVTEPDQVLGILANASPRCQVGLIDLRDCDRLGERGFSRILPALACGGVGWVAGISEGQLHLDRIRRLVLDHCHDYVVLPCHDELLALVLGHAYGMAGLGDCGGVGQPVAPRPEGMIGDSPAMQALYRRMQRAAMTDAPVYISGETGTGKELAATAIHRHSSRHAGPLVVINCGAIPESLVQSELFGFERGAFTGANQRKLGRIELANGGTLFLDEIGDLPLESQASLLRFLEQGTLQRLGGHDDIPTDARIICATHVDLVAAVAAGRFREDLYHRLRVIELDMPPLRERGADIALLAGWALVRHGREGGGRTRGFSRDALRALHDHAWPGNVRELVNRVRQAVVMSEGPRISARDLRLDTGACEPTTLSEARCEGERMAIERALLRNGHHLQAAARDLAISRVTLYRLMIRHGLRGSRLDVAGTG; encoded by the coding sequence ATGCCGAAAAGCGCGGAGGTGCGCGAGATTCTCCATTGGGTCGTCGCGGGTGGTGGAGACGACCACGGTTTTCCAGCGGGCGTGGTCGAGCGCGGATGGCAACCGCGCCAGGTGACCGAGCCCGACCAGGTGCTGGGGATCCTGGCCAACGCCAGTCCGCGCTGCCAGGTCGGGCTGATCGACCTGCGCGACTGCGACCGGCTTGGCGAGCGCGGCTTCAGCCGCATCCTGCCCGCGCTCGCCTGTGGCGGCGTCGGCTGGGTGGCCGGCATCTCCGAGGGCCAGCTGCACCTGGACCGCATCCGGCGGCTGGTGCTCGACCATTGCCACGACTACGTGGTGCTTCCCTGCCACGACGAACTGCTGGCCCTGGTGCTCGGCCACGCGTATGGCATGGCGGGGCTGGGTGACTGCGGCGGCGTGGGCCAGCCGGTGGCGCCGCGGCCGGAAGGCATGATCGGCGACAGTCCCGCGATGCAGGCGCTGTACCGCCGCATGCAGCGTGCCGCCATGACCGACGCGCCGGTGTACATCAGCGGCGAGACCGGCACCGGCAAGGAACTGGCCGCCACCGCCATCCATCGCCATTCGTCGCGCCACGCCGGACCGCTTGTCGTCATCAACTGCGGGGCGATCCCGGAAAGCCTGGTGCAGTCGGAACTGTTCGGCTTCGAGCGCGGTGCCTTCACCGGTGCCAACCAGCGCAAGCTTGGGCGCATCGAGCTGGCCAATGGCGGCACGCTGTTCCTCGACGAGATCGGCGACCTGCCGCTGGAATCGCAGGCGTCGCTGCTGCGCTTCCTGGAGCAGGGCACGCTGCAGCGGCTCGGCGGCCACGACGACATTCCCACCGACGCGCGGATCATCTGCGCGACCCACGTGGACCTGGTGGCGGCGGTCGCCGCCGGGCGCTTCCGTGAGGACCTCTACCATCGGCTGCGCGTGATCGAGCTGGACATGCCGCCGCTGCGCGAGCGTGGCGCCGACATCGCGCTGCTCGCCGGCTGGGCGCTGGTGCGCCACGGCCGCGAAGGGGGTGGACGCACCCGCGGTTTCAGCCGCGACGCACTGCGCGCGCTCCACGACCATGCGTGGCCGGGCAACGTGCGCGAGCTCGTCAACCGCGTGCGCCAGGCCGTGGTGATGTCCGAGGGGCCACGGATCAGTGCGCGCGACCTCCGTCTCGACACCGGGGCATGCGAGCCGACGACCCTGTCCGAAGCGCGCTGCGAGGGCGAGCGCATGGCGATCGAGCGCGCGCTGCTGCGCAACGGCCACCACCTGCAGGCGGCCGCGCGCGACCTGGCGATCTCGCGGGTCACGCTGTACCGGTTGATGATCCGGCACGGCCTGCGCGGCAGCAGGCTGGACGTCGCCGGAACGGGCTGA
- a CDS encoding thioesterase family protein, with amino-acid sequence MSQASGEHGKLLHRMPIELRWRDLDAFNHVNNSNFMTYLEEARIRWFETLGQEWVTDEVAPLLAAVQMNYRQPIPYPSSIVVELTADRVGTSSVTLGHRITSADGDVLHADGHVVMVWVARASGRPTALPEGVRNVASG; translated from the coding sequence ATGAGCCAGGCTTCCGGCGAACACGGCAAGCTGCTCCATCGCATGCCCATCGAACTGCGCTGGCGCGACCTCGACGCGTTCAACCACGTCAACAACTCCAACTTCATGACCTACCTCGAAGAGGCACGGATCCGCTGGTTCGAGACGCTGGGCCAGGAATGGGTGACCGACGAGGTGGCGCCGCTGCTCGCGGCGGTGCAGATGAACTACCGCCAGCCGATTCCCTATCCGTCGTCGATCGTGGTCGAGCTGACCGCCGACCGCGTGGGTACCAGCAGCGTCACCCTCGGCCATCGCATCACCAGCGCCGACGGCGACGTGCTGCACGCCGACGGCCACGTGGTGATGGTGTGGGTGGCGCGCGCCAGCGGCCGGCCCACGGCGCTGCCCGAGGGCGTGCGCAACGTGGCGAGCGGCTGA